A section of the Alkalihalobacillus sp. LMS39 genome encodes:
- the lpdA gene encoding dihydrolipoyl dehydrogenase: protein MVVGEVAVETDVVVIGGGPGGYAAAIRLGQLGKSVVLIEKDALGGVCLNRGCIPSKALIHTANEFHKLPTLRNMGIAIGDTKATIDLGQWQGWKQQIVHQLSSGVAHLCEKNGVTVVKGEATFLSDNRIGVETGGDFETYKFEKAIIATGSRPLIPSFLQVDGSYILDSTAALELTEVPSTLTIVGGGYIGIEMGMAFAKLGTDVTIVEMGEQILPQLASHQAKEVARQAKKIGMTIKTSTKVEKAEIENGKVQIEVTSEKKGTEHIESEKVLVTIGRRPNTENIGLDQAGVSIDERGLIHVDEQCRTNVPHIFAIGDITPGVALAHRASKQGIVAAEVIGGIASAVDSPYIPYVIFSDPQVAGVGLTEAEAKQQGHTVKTGRFPFKANGRALATNETDGFAEVIVDADTHLLLGMHVVSSDASNLIGEGVLALELAARVEDVAMSIHPHPTLTEGWLEAAEAALGHAIHILNK, encoded by the coding sequence ATGGTCGTTGGAGAAGTGGCTGTAGAAACAGACGTCGTTGTCATTGGGGGAGGCCCCGGTGGTTATGCCGCAGCGATTCGTCTAGGACAACTTGGAAAATCAGTCGTGTTAATTGAAAAAGATGCATTAGGCGGCGTATGTTTAAATCGTGGCTGTATCCCATCAAAAGCACTTATTCATACAGCTAATGAATTTCATAAACTGCCAACTCTTCGTAATATGGGGATTGCGATTGGAGACACAAAGGCGACGATCGATTTAGGCCAATGGCAAGGCTGGAAACAACAAATCGTGCATCAACTTAGCTCAGGTGTAGCTCATTTATGTGAAAAGAATGGTGTTACGGTTGTAAAAGGTGAAGCTACATTCTTATCAGATAATCGAATCGGTGTTGAAACTGGTGGTGATTTTGAAACTTACAAATTCGAAAAAGCGATTATTGCTACCGGTTCAAGGCCGCTGATTCCTTCTTTTTTACAAGTAGATGGTTCTTATATATTAGATTCGACTGCCGCACTTGAATTAACAGAAGTGCCTTCAACATTAACGATCGTCGGTGGAGGTTATATTGGAATCGAGATGGGAATGGCATTTGCAAAGCTAGGAACAGATGTGACGATTGTTGAAATGGGCGAACAAATATTGCCGCAACTTGCTAGTCATCAAGCAAAAGAAGTAGCAAGACAAGCGAAAAAGATAGGAATGACGATAAAAACGTCAACTAAAGTAGAGAAAGCAGAAATAGAAAACGGTAAAGTTCAAATCGAAGTCACATCAGAGAAAAAAGGAACGGAACACATCGAGAGTGAAAAAGTATTAGTGACAATTGGACGAAGACCGAATACAGAGAATATTGGTTTAGACCAAGCAGGGGTTTCAATAGATGAACGGGGATTAATCCATGTTGATGAGCAATGTAGGACAAATGTGCCCCATATTTTTGCGATTGGGGACATCACACCAGGTGTCGCATTAGCTCATCGCGCATCAAAACAAGGAATTGTGGCAGCCGAAGTCATTGGTGGAATCGCAAGTGCGGTTGATTCGCCTTATATTCCTTATGTAATTTTTTCTGACCCACAAGTCGCTGGAGTAGGGTTAACGGAAGCTGAAGCAAAGCAACAAGGCCATACGGTTAAGACAGGAAGGTTTCCATTCAAAGCAAACGGACGTGCATTGGCGACAAATGAAACAGATGGATTTGCAGAGGTCATTGTTGATGCAGATACCCATTTATTACTTGGGATGCATGTCGTCAGTAGCGATGCTTCGAATTTAATTGGCGAAGGTGTGTTAGCATTAGAGCTCGCCGCGAGAGTAGAAGATGTGGCGATGAGTATTCATCCACATCCAACATTAACAGAAGGATGGCTAGAAGCAGCAGAAGCCGCACTTGGTCATGCGATTCATATTCTAAACAAATAA
- a CDS encoding ABC transporter ATP-binding protein, whose translation MVLRAIDLKVYEGQIIGYIGPNGAGKSTTVKIMLGLIEDYFGEVNIFGESIKDNIIYKKRIGYVPETAEIYDSLTACEYLSFIGELYGMEQDIAREKAEKLIATFDLTDVFHTRISSYSKGMRQKVLLISSLLHNPDLLFLDEPLSGLDANSVMIVKEILAQLAAQGKTIFYSSHIMDVVEKISNRIVLLADGRIIADGSFDELKAKSTEGTLEAIFNQLTGFNEHKEIAEQFVSIVQEVR comes from the coding sequence ATGGTATTACGAGCGATCGACCTAAAAGTATATGAAGGACAAATTATCGGTTATATCGGACCAAACGGGGCAGGAAAAAGTACAACTGTCAAAATTATGTTAGGTCTCATTGAAGATTATTTTGGTGAAGTAAACATTTTTGGGGAATCGATTAAAGACAATATTATATATAAAAAACGAATTGGGTATGTTCCTGAAACGGCTGAAATATATGATAGTTTAACAGCTTGCGAATATTTAAGCTTCATTGGTGAGTTATATGGGATGGAACAAGATATCGCACGAGAAAAAGCGGAGAAGTTAATCGCAACATTTGATTTAACAGATGTGTTTCACACTCGAATTTCTTCTTACTCAAAAGGGATGAGACAAAAAGTTCTTCTCATTTCTAGCTTATTACATAACCCTGATTTGTTATTTTTAGATGAACCTTTAAGTGGATTAGATGCGAATAGTGTAATGATAGTAAAAGAAATCTTAGCCCAACTAGCAGCACAAGGGAAAACGATTTTCTATTCTTCTCATATTATGGACGTAGTTGAAAAAATAAGTAATCGAATTGTATTACTTGCAGATGGAAGAATTATCGCTGATGGAAGCTTTGATGAACTAAAAGCAAAAAGTACAGAAGGAACACTAGAAGCAATTTTTAATCAACTGACAGGATTTAACGAACATAAGGAAATTGCCGAACAATTTGTTTCAATTGTACAAGAGGTGAGGTAA
- a CDS encoding DUF4083 family protein: MDTSTFGSIIYQLLAFLILFGIIIGIFYAIRSMTTRNKKLDRIEASIEEVREKLNKEEKE; this comes from the coding sequence ATGGATACAAGCACATTTGGTTCAATCATATATCAATTGCTAGCGTTTTTAATCTTATTTGGAATTATCATAGGAATTTTTTATGCCATTCGATCAATGACTACAAGAAATAAAAAGCTCGATCGAATCGAAGCGTCTATAGAAGAGGTGAGAGAAAAACTAAATAAAGAAGAAAAAGAGTAA
- a CDS encoding formate--tetrahydrofolate ligase → MTTKTQSQVQMKSDIEIAYEAKMVKIEEICANLGLKEEEWEPYGRYKAKLSLDILKKEKTKEAKIILVTSINPTPAGEGKSTVTVGLGQALNKVGKKAIIALREPSLGPTMGIKGGASGGGYSQVMPMEEINLHFTGDLHAITTANNALAALLDNHIHQGNECGLDVRRIVWKRVVDLNDRALRQVTIGLGGPTQGVPREDGFNITVASEIMAILCLATSLEDLKERLARIVVGYRPDKSPVTVKDLGVQGALTLLLKEAIKPNVVQTLENTPAIIHGGPFANIAHGCNSVIATKMASKLGDYVVTEAGFGADLGAEKFLNIKARTADIHPDIVVIVATIRALKMHGGVQKSELTKENVEALSKGIENLQKHIETIQAFGLPLVVAINRFHTDTEQEVKRLTEWCEENDIQVALTEVWEKGGEGGIDLAHTVLDVMDKKESQYTPLYDVKDTVQEKIETIAKKVYGAKGVEFTSAAIKQIKQCEDNGWGDLPICMAKTQYSLSDNPTLLGRPENFTITIREIRASVGAGFIVALTGDVMTMPGLPKQPAALKMDVSKDGVVSGLF, encoded by the coding sequence ATGACAACGAAAACTCAATCTCAAGTTCAAATGAAATCAGATATTGAAATTGCATACGAAGCCAAAATGGTAAAAATCGAAGAAATTTGTGCAAATCTCGGATTGAAGGAAGAAGAGTGGGAGCCTTATGGAAGGTATAAGGCGAAATTGTCGTTAGATATTTTAAAAAAGGAAAAAACAAAGGAAGCTAAAATCATCTTAGTCACTTCTATTAATCCAACTCCAGCAGGAGAAGGAAAATCAACAGTTACTGTAGGACTTGGTCAAGCATTAAATAAAGTCGGGAAAAAAGCAATTATTGCACTGCGTGAACCGTCGCTTGGACCAACTATGGGAATTAAAGGTGGCGCTAGTGGTGGTGGGTATTCGCAAGTGATGCCTATGGAAGAAATAAATCTCCACTTCACAGGTGATCTTCATGCGATTACAACTGCAAATAATGCATTAGCCGCTTTACTTGACAATCACATTCACCAAGGAAACGAATGTGGTCTGGATGTTCGAAGAATTGTGTGGAAGCGAGTGGTTGATTTGAATGACCGAGCGCTTCGTCAAGTAACGATTGGGTTAGGTGGTCCAACCCAAGGTGTGCCACGTGAAGATGGGTTTAACATTACCGTTGCTTCTGAAATCATGGCAATTCTATGTTTAGCAACAAGTCTTGAAGATTTAAAAGAAAGATTAGCTCGTATCGTTGTTGGTTATAGACCAGATAAATCACCGGTAACGGTAAAGGATTTAGGTGTTCAAGGTGCCCTTACGTTATTATTAAAAGAAGCGATAAAACCGAATGTAGTGCAAACATTAGAAAATACCCCAGCAATCATTCACGGTGGACCATTTGCTAATATTGCACATGGATGTAATAGTGTGATTGCAACGAAAATGGCAAGTAAGCTTGGAGATTATGTTGTCACAGAAGCTGGATTTGGTGCCGATTTAGGCGCGGAAAAGTTCTTAAATATTAAAGCGAGAACAGCTGATATTCATCCAGATATTGTTGTTATCGTGGCGACTATTCGTGCATTAAAAATGCATGGTGGAGTTCAAAAATCAGAGCTAACAAAGGAAAATGTGGAAGCCTTATCAAAAGGGATTGAGAATTTACAAAAGCATATTGAAACGATTCAAGCTTTTGGATTACCACTTGTTGTAGCGATTAATCGTTTCCATACAGATACTGAACAAGAAGTTAAGCGTTTAACCGAATGGTGTGAAGAGAATGACATTCAAGTCGCCTTAACCGAAGTATGGGAAAAAGGTGGAGAAGGTGGAATAGACCTTGCTCATACTGTACTAGATGTCATGGATAAAAAAGAAAGTCAATACACACCACTGTATGATGTAAAAGATACTGTTCAAGAAAAAATCGAAACGATTGCGAAAAAAGTATATGGGGCAAAAGGGGTAGAATTTACTTCTGCTGCGATAAAGCAAATAAAGCAATGTGAGGATAATGGATGGGGGGACTTGCCAATTTGTATGGCAAAAACGCAATACTCTCTTTCTGATAATCCGACATTACTTGGCAGACCAGAAAACTTTACAATTACGATTCGAGAAATTCGCGCTTCGGTTGGCGCGGGTTTTATCGTAGCATTAACTGGCGATGTGATGACAATGCCTGGATTACCAAAACAACCAGCTGCACTTAAAATGGATGTTTCAAAAGACGGGGTTGTGTCGGGTTTGTTTTAG